The genomic segment CGAAGCTCTCCGGCGGCTGGCAGACGCGACTGAAGCTCGCGGCGCTCCTGCTCCACGAACCGAACCTGCTCGTCCTCGACGAGCCGACGAACTTCCTCGACCTGCGCACGCAGATCCTGCTCGAACACTTCCTCCGCGACTTCCGCGCGGCGTGCCTGATCGTGTCGCACGACCGGGCGTTCCTCGGCGCGACGTGCGACCACACGCTCGGCCTGTCGCGCGGCAAGCTCACGGCGTTCCCCGGCAAGGTGGACGCGTACCTGGTGTTCGAGAAGGAGCGGCGCGAGCACGACGAGCGGTCCAACGCCGCGATCCTCGCCAAGCGCCGGCACCTCGAGGACTTCATCGCCCGCAACAAGGCCCGCGCGAGCACGGCGGCGCTGGCCCAGTCGAAGGCGAAGGCGCTCGAGAAGCTGGAGACGGTGGAGATCGAGCGGGACGAGCCGACGGCCAGCATCCGCGCGCCGCGGGTCGAGCCCCGTAAGGGGCCGGCGCTCCGCTGCCGCGATCTCGCCATCGGGTACCCGGAGCGGCAGATCGCGTCGGACGTGCAACTGGAGATCGACCACGGCTCGCGGGCGGCCATCGTCGGCGACAACGGCCAGGGCAAGACGACGTTCCTGCGGACGATCGTCGATTCGCTGAAGCCGCTCGCGGGCGACGTGCGCTGGGGCCACGGGTGCAAGATCGGCGTGTACGCCCAGCACGTGTACACGACGCTCCCGCCCACGTACACCGTCGTCGAGTACCTGCGGTCGAAGGGCAGGGGCCGGACCGAGCAGGAGATTCTGACCGTCGCCGGCGCGCTCCTCTTCCGCAAGTCGCACACCGAGAAGCCGATCTCGGTGCTGTCCGGCGGCGAGCGGGCGCGGCTGTGCCTCGCGGGGCTGCTCCTCAGCGATTACAACATCCTGATCCTCGACGAGCCCGGAAACCACCTCGACGTGGACACCGTGGAGGCCCTCGTGGACGCGCTCCTCGAGTACCAGGGCACGGTGATCTTCACGAGCCACGACCGGCACTTCACGAGCAAGGTCGCGACGTGCATCATTGAGGTCCGCGAGGGCAAGGTCACGAACTACAACGGCAAGTACGACGACTACGTGTACCGGGTGAACAAGGAGATCGAGGCCGGCGAGCGCGAGGCCGCGGCCGGGCGGGTGAAGGCCCCGGCCGACGTCCTCAAGGCGCCCAAATCGGCAGCGGCGGCCCTGCGGCGGGGCGCGGCCGACATCCGCAAAGAGATGGCAGTAACGGAGAAAACCATCGCCCAGCTCGACGGGCAGAGGAAGGAACTGGACGCGCGATTGACCGAACCCCACGACCCGGACGAACTCCAGCGCCTGTGCGACGAACTCGCGGAGATCGCGGACCAACTTGACACCGCCGAAGCCAAGTGGCTCAAGCTGCAAGGCGAGTTGGAAGCGACGGGGGAGAAGGAGTAGGTTGCGAACGGGGGTCGGGGGTGAACCCCCGGCGCTTGGGACTGTCAGGAAGGACAACATGACGGGAACACGCGACGCCCGCGCGCCGGCGGGGGCGATCTCGCTCGGGATCGAACTGACGCTGCTCGTGGCACTGGCGGCTGCGGTTCGGCTGGTCGGTGTCGGTGAGAGTCTGTGGCTCGACGAACTCTTCACCTCTTGGGTGGTACTCGGCCCGGACGGAACCCTGTCGGAACGCGCGGCTCTCGGAAACGCCGCCGCACCGTTCTACTGGCTCGTGAAGGGATCGGTCGCGATCTTCGGCGCGTCGGAATGGGCCATCCGGCTCCCCTCGGTGGCCTTCGGGGCGGCTGTTCCTGTGGTCGTTTACGTTCTGACCAGGACGCTATCGGGATCGAACTGGGCCGCCCGGATTGCTGCTGTACTGGTCGCGCTCGACGGTTTCTGTTGCGCCTACGCGGCGGAAGCGCGGCCGTACTCGGTGCTCCAGTTCTTCGGCGCTCTGCAACTCCTCGCGTTCTGGAAGCTGCTGAACGGCGGATCGGTGCGGTGGCGCGTCGGTTTCGTGGCTTGTACGATCGCGATGGGCTTCCTCCAATTCGTCGGATTGGCCGTCGTTGCGGGCGAAATCGTCTACTACGCACTGCTTCGGCTTCGTGGCGAGCGTTCGGCGTTCACACCGACCCGCTTTCTGGTGGACCTCGGGCTCGCCGGCGTCGCACTGCTCCCGCTGGTGCCGCTCGTTCTCGCGATTCTCGGGCGGAAGGCGAATTTCGACATTTCGGCCAAGCCGGTCGGACTGGAAGACCTTGTGATCCTCCACCGGCAGCCGGCGTACCTGATCCTGCCGTTCGTGGCGGCGGCGTTCGTGCAGTTCGCGCGCCGGGCCGAGTCGGACGCACCGCGCGGCTGGGTCGTTCCGCTCGCGTTCTGTCTCATCGTGTTCTACGCCACCGTGGGACCGATCTGGGTGGCGCACCGGATCGGCGGCCCGACCCTGTTCCGGTTGCGGTACACGATGGTGCTGTACCTGCTCCCGCTCATGTGCGCCGGGATGGCGAGTGTGGCGTGGCCGGCACGCGGGGCGCGGGTCGCGTTCGCGCTGGCCGCGCTCGTGTTCGGTCAGTTGGTCGAGAGCCCGGCCCGGCGGATCGCCTCCGGCGGGTCGCCCCGGCTATCGCACGACGACTGGCGCGGGGCCGTGCGGGTGGTGAACGAGAGGGCCGCACCGGCGGCTCCCGTCTTCGTCCGCGCGGGGTGGATCGAAACGGACGGGTATCTCCAGGCCGACGGCCCGTTGATCGGACCGTATCTGACGCTCCCCGTCCGCACCCTGTACAAGCTGGACGGGTCCGAGCGCCCGGTTCGGTCGTTGACGTACGCGGGCGATTTCGCCACGGATGCCGACACCGAGTTGATCGGCCGGGCGGGCGAAGCGTGGGTTCTCGTGCAGGGCGATCCGGCAACGATTGATAAGGTGGTCGATCGGGTGGTTGCGCGACTCACGAAGAACGGGCTGTCCGTCACCGTTGCGGATCGTACCGCGAAACGAAATGTAACAGCGTTTCGCGTGGTGGTCACGCGGGGGCGGCCGGCGTGAGCGGGCGTTCGGCGAGGAGCAACCAGCCGTAGACCCGCGCCCCGCGTGCCGCACGCCCGTCCAGCCCGATCGCGCTCGACTCGCGCACAATGAAGCCGGCTGCTTCGAGCCCGCCGACCGCTCCCGCGTGCGTGAAGTGATGGAGCGTGAGCGGCGCGCCGCCGTAGGCTTGCGGCATCGTGATTTCGCCGGCGCGCGCTCGCCCCAGCAGGGTTCGGAGCCGCTGACCCGCGACGCGCTTCCACCCCAGCCCGCCGAAAAACCGGTTGTGAACGTGCAGCACGAACCGCCCGCCGGGCTTCAGCACGCGGAACGCGTTCGCCATGACCTTCGCCCGGTTCCCCGCGCCGCGAACCATGCCGAGCGTGCTGAACAGGCACGCCGCGGAGTCGAACGACTGATCCGGGAGTTCGGTGAGTTCGACGAGGTTCGCTTGGAGGAAGCTTGCCGGAGGTACGTTTGTCCGTGCCTTGGCGAGCATCTCCTCGGACAGATCGACGCCCACGCAATCGAACCCTTTCGCTGCGAAGTGGGCACACAACCGTCCCGTCCCGCAGCCGAGATCGAGTAACCGTCCGGGCGGCGTGAAGCTGCGCTCGCAGAACGCGATATCCGCCCGCGCCAGAGGCGATTCGCGCATCTGCTCGTCGTAGCCGGCGACCATTTCGTTCGCGTGCAAGTAGTTCCACAGCCCGCGATCGACGCCGGGCGGGAGTTGCCATTCGGGAATCATGTCGAAACTGAGTAGTGGGCACGGTGGGGGCAGTAGTGATAATATCGGTATTCTAACCCCCCTCTCCCCCGTCCACTGTTCACTGATGAAAAGCACGCAGATCCGCGTTCGCGAAGTGTACTTTGAGTACGAAGATTTTCGCTACCGCACGCCGATCAAGTTCGGCGGGACCGCGCTCGACCGCGTCACGCTGCTGAACGTGCGGATCGTCGTCGAGGGCGGCACCGGGAAGTCCGCGGCCGGGGTCGCGTCGATGCCGCTGGGGAACGTGTGGGCGTTCCCGTCGCGCGTCCTCACCTACGACCAGACCCTCGGGGCGATGCGGTTCATCGCGTCGCGCGTCGCGGAGGACTACCGCACCTCTGGCCTCTCCGGCCACCCGATCGACATCACCCACCGCCTGGAACCGGAACTGCTGCTGGCGGGCGCCGACTTCACCGCGATCCACCGGCTGGCCGAACCGGTGCCCAAACTCGCGGTTCTGGTCGTCGCGTCCGCGTTCGACGCGGCCCTGCACGACGCCTACGGCAAACTGTTCGGGCTCAGCAGCTACCACACCTACGGTCCGGAGTTCTTGGAACACGATCTCGGGGAATACCTCGGGGCCGAATTCGACGGGCTGCGGCTCGATCACTTCATCACGCCCGAACCGAAGGCGAAGATGCCGCTGTACCACCTCGTCGGCGCGCTCGACGCGCTGACGAGCGCGGACGCGCCCGAGCCGCTCGCCGACGGGCTGCCCAACACCCTGGGCGAGTGGATCGCCCGCGACGGCCTCACGCACCTGAAGATCAAACTCAACGGCGACGACCTGACCTGGGACGTGGAGCGGTGCGTGCGGGTGAACGCGGTCGCCGAGGAGCAATCGGCGCGGCGCCGCGGCGGCACCCGGTGGTGGTACTCGCTCGACTTCAACGAGCGGTGCCAGAACGTCGAGTACCTGCTGGAGTTCCTCCGGCGCCTGAAGGAGCGCGCGCCGGCCGGCTACGACCGAGTCCAATACATCGAACAACCGACTGCTCGCGACCTGGCTGCGAACCCGCAGAACCCGATGCACGAAGCCGCGAAGCTCAAGCCGGTGGTGATCGACGAGTCGCTCGTGGATCGGGAGTCGTTGAAGCTCGCGATGGCGATGGGTTACACGGGGGTGGCGTTCAAGGCGTGTAAGGGGCAAACGCAGTCGCTCCTCCTTGCTGCCGCGGCACAGCAGTACGGCTTGTTCCGCTGCGTACAGGACCTGACCTGTGTCGGCGCGTCGCTGATCCACTCGGCCGGTCTGGCGGCGCACGTGCCCGGCGTCGCCGCGATCGAGGCGAACGGCCGCCAGTACTGCCCGGCGGCGAACGCGGCATGGGACGCGAAGTTCCCCGGCGTGTTCACGATCCGGGACGGCGCGATGAACACCGGGATCCTCAACGGACCGGGGTTGGGGACGGCGTGAACGTTAGCGATTCATCAGTTCGTGGCTTCGCCCGTCGTCGATCACCCGCCAGTCACTGCCTCGTCTAATTGTTCACCTCCATCGTCTGTGAACTGCGCGCGCAACGATGCGGGCGTGATGGCCGTGCCGAGCGAGTGCACCGATCGTCCGTTCGACAAATCGGCGATGGCCGAGCGGCGTGGCCTTCGTTCATCCACGTTGTAAGTTATCAACCGGGGCCTCCTCTCCGCCCCGCGGAGCGCCACGCCGCGATGAGTACGCACCTGCCAGGGACCGGCATCGATCACACGCCCGTCACCGAAGCCGACCTGCTCGACTACTTTCGCTCGGGGGCCAAACCCCCGACCAGGTGGCGGGTCGGTGCGGAGTTCGAGAAGTTCGCCGTTCTCCGGGAGAACGGTCGGCAGATCGGCTTTGACGACGGCATCGAGCGCGTGCTCCACGCGCTGACGGTTCTGTTCGCCTGGGAGCCCCACGCCGAAGCCGGGCGACTCACGACGCTCACCCGCGGCGGGGCCACCATTTCCGTCGAACCCGGCGGGCAACTCGAACTCTCCACTTCGCCCACGGCTCACCTCGCGGACCTGCGAGCGGAGTTCGAAACGCACCTGAACGAACTCCGGGCCGTTACCGACCCCGCACACGTGGCCTGGCTCGGGTGCGGGGTGACGCCGTTCAGTCCGGTGGAGGCGATCCCGCTGAACCCGCGGCCGCGGCACCGGTTGATGGCCGAATACCTCCCGACGCGGTCGCCGACCGCCCTTCACATGATGAAGGCGACGGCCAGCACGCAGGCGACCTTCGACTACGAGAGCGAGGAGGACGCCGGGCGCAAATTCGCGGTGGCGCTGACGCTCAGCCCCGTGGTGAACGCGCTGTTCGCCAACTCGCCGATGTCCGCCGGCGCGCGGACGGAGTTCGTCTCGTTCCGATCGAACATCTGGCACCGGATGGACCCGGACCGCTGCGGGTTTCTCACGGGCCTGCTCGCGGGCGAGGTGACGTTCGCGCGCTGGGTGCAGCTCGTCCTCGACGTGCCGCTGCTCTTGCTCGCCGAGGGCGAGTCTTTCCGGCCGGCACCGAAAGCGACGTTCCGCGAGTTCCTGAACCGCGGCATCGACGGCCGGTACCCGACCCGGTACGACTGGGACATTCACCTGTCCACGATGTTCACCGAAGCGCGCCTGAAGCGGTTCCTGGAAGTGCGCGGCGCGGACGCGACGCCGACCGCGCTCGCCGTGCCGGCGCTGTGGAAGGGCTTGCTCTACGACGCCACCGCGCTCACCGCCGCGACCGCGTTGGCCCGTCGGTTCAAGCCCGAGGAACTGCGACCGCTCTCGGAGGCCGCGTCACGGTTCGGCTTACGCGCCGAGTACCGCGGGAAGCCGCTCGCCGACTGGTGCCGCGAAGTGGTCGCCATTGCCGACGCGGGCTTGAAGCGCCAGGGCGAAGAGACGGCGTACCTGGATGCGCTCCGCGAGGTCGTTGCCTCCGGGCGCTCACCGGGCGAACGGTGGCCGACCGGCGGCGTGGCGGCGGTGATTGGCGCGTGCGAATACCGCGCGTGATACGCCGCCTCTCCCTCCCCCCCCAGGGCGTTGCCCTGGGCTGGGGAATGTCACCCCTTCGGGGTGAGCGCTCGTGGCAGGCTGCAAGCCTGCGATTCCTCAGCCCAGGGCAACGCCCTGGGGGGGAGGGGAGACTCGTGGCAGGCTGCAAGCCTGCGATTTCCCAGCCCAGGGCGACGCCCTGGGTGGAGGTGAAGATTCAATCCCAGACCGTGCGCTTATCGCATTCCTCGCCGGCCCGGTAGAGGAGGCCGCGAAACTCGTCCTGGTACGGCAAGGCGGCCTGGTGCTGCGCCTGGTTCGCAATATACGCGGTGACGCGGGGCACGTGCGGTGGGCTGACCGAAAACGCTCCGTAACCGTTCTGCCAGTAGAAATGACTCGGCCCGCCGTGTTCCTTGGCCCATTTCGAGGATTCCTTTTTCAACTCCTCCACCGCCTTGCACAACGCAACCGTTTTGTGGAGTGCGAACAGGATGTGGACGTGGTCCTCGACACCACCGGCGATGATCGCGGGGCAATCGATTCCATTTGCCGTGCCCACAAGGTACGCGAACAGCTCAGGGTTCAGGTCGCCGGTTATAAGGGGCTGGCGGTACTTCGTGCTGAAGACCAGATGAATCAGGTTCCGGGCGACGGATTGCGACACGGTGGATCTCCTCGACAACTGATCCCGGGCGACACATTCACCCCTTCCACACCGCAACCTGCCCACTCCGCACGGACTCGTTCGCGAGGTGTGCGGCGCTCGCCGCGCTAACGCCGGCCTCGGCGGGGCAGGCCACTTTCTTCGAGCGGTCGCGGACGCACTCGATCCAGTTCATCAGGTGGAGCAGTTCCCCGTCCGGCTTGTCGTAGAAGTCCAGCCCCTTCTGTGGGTCGGTGCCGAGTATCCGCGCCGACGGCTCCGGCTTCTTCTTGCCGCGGTCCGGGATGATCTCGTACCGACCGCGATCAACGTACAGCGTTCCTTCCGTGCCCATGAACTCGGTCATCGCCCCGTTCCGGTTGTTGCTGAACGTGCCCTCGAAGTAGACCTGCACCTGCTTGTCCGGGTAGCGCAGCAGCGTTTGAACCGTGTCGGGCGTCTCCCACACGTCCTTGGCCGCTAACCAGTCGCCCGCGCTCGCGGCCGAGGCCGGGTGGTCGAGGTCGAGGAACCAGTGGACCACGTCGATCCAGTGAACCATCAGGTCGGTGAAGATGCCGCCGCCGAAGTCCCAGAACCAGCGCCACTGCCGGAACTTGTACGCGTCGAAGTCCTGCGCCTTCGCGCCGCAGAACCGCTTCCAGTCCACCTTGGCCGGGTCGAGCGGGTCCTTCCCCCGCTGGAACCGGTTGGCGTTGCGGTTCCAGGTGCAGTGAACCTTGTGGACCTGCCCGATCACCCCGGCCCGGAGCAACTTGTACGCTTCGAGCAGGTGCGTCATGCTCCGCTGCTGCGTGCCGACCTGCACCACCCGCTTGTTCTCGTTCTGCGCCGCGATCACCACCTTGCCTTCCGCGAGGGAGTGCGTGAGCGGCTTCTCGACGTAGACGTCCTTACCGGCCTTGCACGCGGCCACGGTCAGGGGCACGTGCCAGTGGTCCGGTGCCGCGATCAGCACTGCGTCCACGTCCTTGCGGGCGAGCAACTCTTCGTGCGCTTTTGTGGCGAACGCCCTCGGGTCGGCCAGCTTCTTCGCGGCTTCGAGGTTGTCGTCGAAGACGTCGCACACGGCGGTGATCTTCACGTTGGGGAGAGCGGGGAACGACTTCAGCAGGTGCTTGCACCGCCCGCCGACGCCGATGAGGCCGATCTGGAGCGTGTCGTTCGCGACGAACCCGCGCGCGGACTCGGTGAGGAGGGAACCGGTGGCGAGCGCCGAAGTGGCGATGAACGTGCGGCGGTCCGTGGTCATGGGAGGCTCCGTGGGAGAGGCCGCATGATACCACGGCGCTTGCGGAGGGTGCCAGAAGCTGGCGCCGGTCCTTTTTTCGGCACCCGATTCGTGACGGTGCGGGTGCTCGGGACCGGCGGCTCGAATACAAGACGGATCCGCATCCCTCTCACAGTGTCGAGAGCGGCTCACCGTGGTGATTTTTACCGGCCCCTGAAACTCTCCGAGGGTTGGCGGGTAGCAGTGCGAGAGAACGGGGCGCGTACGCTGCTGAAACCCGCGGCCGGCGCGCGTTGTGGGTCGGCCATAGGATAGCAGTGATGGCCCTCGGGAGTTTTCGCTTCAGCCGAGCGGGCTCCGGCGGGCAAGGCCCCGTTGGCCCGGCGACCGTCCTTCGACCCGTCTTGACCTGACACAACCTGAATTGGAGGCGCACCATGTCACGCCCGTTGTTTGCTCTCGTGCTGCTGCTCCTGCCGACGGCGGCCGTCGCGGATGAGCCGAAGGGGAAAAATGCCCCCGCCCCCCGCGTCGCCCACATCGTTATCGGCGGCGACATGGACGAAGGCGCGCCGACCGAAGCGCTGTTCGGCGGCGGACCCGAAACCCTGCGCCAGAAGATCGACCGCATCAA from the Frigoriglobus tundricola genome contains:
- a CDS encoding ABC-F family ATP-binding cassette domain-containing protein produces the protein MASLLQITQAHKSYGDQVLLDDAEATISDNVKVGFVGRNGAGKSTLLRILIGEEELDSGEVIRHPSLRLGYLRQHDPFLPGETGLEYLMRDSEQPDWKCGEVAGQFELKGLYLNGPIAKLSGGWQTRLKLAALLLHEPNLLVLDEPTNFLDLRTQILLEHFLRDFRAACLIVSHDRAFLGATCDHTLGLSRGKLTAFPGKVDAYLVFEKERREHDERSNAAILAKRRHLEDFIARNKARASTAALAQSKAKALEKLETVEIERDEPTASIRAPRVEPRKGPALRCRDLAIGYPERQIASDVQLEIDHGSRAAIVGDNGQGKTTFLRTIVDSLKPLAGDVRWGHGCKIGVYAQHVYTTLPPTYTVVEYLRSKGRGRTEQEILTVAGALLFRKSHTEKPISVLSGGERARLCLAGLLLSDYNILILDEPGNHLDVDTVEALVDALLEYQGTVIFTSHDRHFTSKVATCIIEVREGKVTNYNGKYDDYVYRVNKEIEAGEREAAAGRVKAPADVLKAPKSAAAALRRGAADIRKEMAVTEKTIAQLDGQRKELDARLTEPHDPDELQRLCDELAEIADQLDTAEAKWLKLQGELEATGEKE
- a CDS encoding glycosyltransferase family 39 protein, with translation MTGTRDARAPAGAISLGIELTLLVALAAAVRLVGVGESLWLDELFTSWVVLGPDGTLSERAALGNAAAPFYWLVKGSVAIFGASEWAIRLPSVAFGAAVPVVVYVLTRTLSGSNWAARIAAVLVALDGFCCAYAAEARPYSVLQFFGALQLLAFWKLLNGGSVRWRVGFVACTIAMGFLQFVGLAVVAGEIVYYALLRLRGERSAFTPTRFLVDLGLAGVALLPLVPLVLAILGRKANFDISAKPVGLEDLVILHRQPAYLILPFVAAAFVQFARRAESDAPRGWVVPLAFCLIVFYATVGPIWVAHRIGGPTLFRLRYTMVLYLLPLMCAGMASVAWPARGARVAFALAALVFGQLVESPARRIASGGSPRLSHDDWRGAVRVVNERAAPAAPVFVRAGWIETDGYLQADGPLIGPYLTLPVRTLYKLDGSERPVRSLTYAGDFATDADTELIGRAGEAWVLVQGDPATIDKVVDRVVARLTKNGLSVTVADRTAKRNVTAFRVVVTRGRPA
- a CDS encoding class I SAM-dependent methyltransferase, which produces MIPEWQLPPGVDRGLWNYLHANEMVAGYDEQMRESPLARADIAFCERSFTPPGRLLDLGCGTGRLCAHFAAKGFDCVGVDLSEEMLAKARTNVPPASFLQANLVELTELPDQSFDSAACLFSTLGMVRGAGNRAKVMANAFRVLKPGGRFVLHVHNRFFGGLGWKRVAGQRLRTLLGRARAGEITMPQAYGGAPLTLHHFTHAGAVGGLEAAGFIVRESSAIGLDGRAARGARVYGWLLLAERPLTPAAPA
- a CDS encoding mandelate racemase/muconate lactonizing enzyme family protein; its protein translation is MKSTQIRVREVYFEYEDFRYRTPIKFGGTALDRVTLLNVRIVVEGGTGKSAAGVASMPLGNVWAFPSRVLTYDQTLGAMRFIASRVAEDYRTSGLSGHPIDITHRLEPELLLAGADFTAIHRLAEPVPKLAVLVVASAFDAALHDAYGKLFGLSSYHTYGPEFLEHDLGEYLGAEFDGLRLDHFITPEPKAKMPLYHLVGALDALTSADAPEPLADGLPNTLGEWIARDGLTHLKIKLNGDDLTWDVERCVRVNAVAEEQSARRRGGTRWWYSLDFNERCQNVEYLLEFLRRLKERAPAGYDRVQYIEQPTARDLAANPQNPMHEAAKLKPVVIDESLVDRESLKLAMAMGYTGVAFKACKGQTQSLLLAAAAQQYGLFRCVQDLTCVGASLIHSAGLAAHVPGVAAIEANGRQYCPAANAAWDAKFPGVFTIRDGAMNTGILNGPGLGTA
- a CDS encoding glutamate--cysteine ligase, which encodes MSTHLPGTGIDHTPVTEADLLDYFRSGAKPPTRWRVGAEFEKFAVLRENGRQIGFDDGIERVLHALTVLFAWEPHAEAGRLTTLTRGGATISVEPGGQLELSTSPTAHLADLRAEFETHLNELRAVTDPAHVAWLGCGVTPFSPVEAIPLNPRPRHRLMAEYLPTRSPTALHMMKATASTQATFDYESEEDAGRKFAVALTLSPVVNALFANSPMSAGARTEFVSFRSNIWHRMDPDRCGFLTGLLAGEVTFARWVQLVLDVPLLLLAEGESFRPAPKATFREFLNRGIDGRYPTRYDWDIHLSTMFTEARLKRFLEVRGADATPTALAVPALWKGLLYDATALTAATALARRFKPEELRPLSEAASRFGLRAEYRGKPLADWCREVVAIADAGLKRQGEETAYLDALREVVASGRSPGERWPTGGVAAVIGACEYRA
- a CDS encoding transposase, with amino-acid sequence MSQSVARNLIHLVFSTKYRQPLITGDLNPELFAYLVGTANGIDCPAIIAGGVEDHVHILFALHKTVALCKAVEELKKESSKWAKEHGGPSHFYWQNGYGAFSVSPPHVPRVTAYIANQAQHQAALPYQDEFRGLLYRAGEECDKRTVWD
- a CDS encoding Gfo/Idh/MocA family protein, whose translation is MTTDRRTFIATSALATGSLLTESARGFVANDTLQIGLIGVGGRCKHLLKSFPALPNVKITAVCDVFDDNLEAAKKLADPRAFATKAHEELLARKDVDAVLIAAPDHWHVPLTVAACKAGKDVYVEKPLTHSLAEGKVVIAAQNENKRVVQVGTQQRSMTHLLEAYKLLRAGVIGQVHKVHCTWNRNANRFQRGKDPLDPAKVDWKRFCGAKAQDFDAYKFRQWRWFWDFGGGIFTDLMVHWIDVVHWFLDLDHPASAASAGDWLAAKDVWETPDTVQTLLRYPDKQVQVYFEGTFSNNRNGAMTEFMGTEGTLYVDRGRYEIIPDRGKKKPEPSARILGTDPQKGLDFYDKPDGELLHLMNWIECVRDRSKKVACPAEAGVSAASAAHLANESVRSGQVAVWKG